A portion of the Vicingus serpentipes genome contains these proteins:
- a CDS encoding peptidylprolyl isomerase, producing the protein MKKINLNSLIAFSLLFTSLVGFSQNEGGKVIDGIVATVGDKIVLKSEIENQITSLKAQGVIIDDAAKCQLFEEVLFQKLLLNQAAIDSVEVTEAQVESEMNRRLNYFISQVGSEQRLEQYYKKSMIEIKNEFRVIVEEQLIVQMMQGNITGGVKVTPEEVKNFYKGLPEDSIPTVNSEVEVAQILINAKESDAAKNQARERLNGIRERIINGEQFSTLAVLYSEDEGSAKKGGELGFLGRADLVPEYSTTAFKLKNSTVSEIVESQFGFHIIQLIERRGQKINTRHILIKVQVEEEQILLAKQKADSIYNLITTDTLTFGELAFKYSDDKQTKNSDGLMVSPQTGTSILDIEQVDPQIFYIIDNMKPGEISKPVPAESFDGKKGYRIIKLLSKTEPHKAKFETDYARIQEAALAGKQNEANQKWIKDKIKTTFIKIDDEYMNCSFDNNWSN; encoded by the coding sequence ATGAAGAAAATAAACCTTAATAGCTTAATTGCATTTTCATTACTATTCACAAGTTTGGTTGGTTTTTCACAAAATGAAGGTGGAAAAGTGATAGATGGAATTGTAGCTACAGTTGGTGATAAAATAGTTTTAAAATCTGAAATTGAAAATCAGATTACATCTTTAAAAGCTCAAGGGGTTATTATTGATGATGCTGCTAAATGTCAATTATTTGAAGAGGTTTTGTTTCAAAAATTATTGTTAAACCAAGCAGCAATTGATAGCGTAGAGGTTACAGAGGCTCAAGTTGAATCGGAGATGAATAGAAGATTAAACTATTTTATTTCTCAAGTTGGTTCAGAACAACGTTTAGAACAATACTATAAAAAATCGATGATTGAAATTAAGAATGAGTTTAGAGTTATTGTTGAAGAACAATTAATTGTTCAGATGATGCAAGGAAATATTACAGGAGGGGTGAAAGTAACCCCAGAAGAAGTAAAGAACTTTTATAAAGGATTACCAGAAGATAGCATACCAACAGTTAATTCAGAAGTTGAGGTGGCTCAAATATTAATAAATGCAAAAGAGAGCGATGCTGCTAAAAATCAAGCTAGAGAGCGTTTAAATGGAATTAGAGAAAGAATAATAAATGGAGAACAATTTTCTACGTTAGCTGTTTTATATTCTGAAGATGAAGGCTCTGCTAAAAAAGGAGGAGAACTTGGTTTTTTAGGAAGAGCTGATTTAGTTCCAGAATATTCTACCACCGCTTTTAAATTAAAAAACAGCACAGTCTCTGAAATAGTTGAATCACAATTTGGGTTTCATATTATTCAATTAATAGAAAGAAGAGGACAGAAAATAAATACTCGGCACATTTTAATTAAAGTTCAAGTAGAAGAGGAACAAATTTTATTAGCAAAGCAAAAAGCAGATAGTATCTATAATTTAATAACAACTGATACTTTAACTTTTGGTGAATTGGCGTTTAAATATTCTGACGATAAACAAACAAAGAATAGTGATGGGTTAATGGTGAGCCCTCAAACAGGTACATCAATTTTAGATATAGAACAAGTTGATCCTCAAATATTTTATATTATAGATAATATGAAACCAGGAGAGATATCTAAACCTGTACCAGCCGAATCGTTTGATGGAAAGAAAGGATATAGAATTATTAAACTACTAAGTAAAACTGAACCTCATAAGGCTAAGTTTGAAACAGATTACGCTAGAATACAAGAAGCTGCTTTAGCTGGAAAGCAAAATGAGGCAAATCAAAAGTGGATTAAAGATAAGATAAAGACTACTTTTATTAAAATTGATGATGAGTATATGAATTGCTCGTTTGATAACAACTGGTCTAATTAA
- a CDS encoding AAA family ATPase — MAESPYQNDVEAIDAFVKKYELLTKEIGKVIVGQDDVIKNLLITVFSRGHCLLVGVPGLAKTLLINTISDALGLSFNRIQFTPDLMPSDIIGSEILDENKNFKFIKGPIFANMILADEINRTPPKTQAALLEAMQEKTVTAAGHQYKLDNPFFVLATQNPIEQEGTYPLPEAQLDRFMFNIWVDYPKYAEELAIVKSTTTDNHVVLNHIMSAEEIVFFQNLIRKMPVTDNVIEYAVKLATSTRAGSEFATENVNNYLSWGAGPRASQYLIIGAKCHAAINGKYAPDIEDVKAVAEPILRHRIVRNYKAEADGFSIEKIIESLL; from the coding sequence ATGGCTGAATCTCCTTACCAAAATGATGTTGAAGCAATTGATGCTTTTGTAAAAAAATACGAATTACTAACTAAAGAAATTGGGAAAGTAATTGTAGGGCAAGATGACGTAATTAAAAATCTATTAATTACTGTTTTTAGTCGAGGACACTGCTTATTAGTTGGTGTACCAGGTTTAGCTAAAACCTTATTGATTAATACCATTTCTGATGCATTAGGATTGAGCTTTAACCGTATTCAGTTTACACCAGATTTAATGCCTTCAGATATTATAGGTTCTGAAATTTTAGATGAGAACAAGAATTTTAAATTTATAAAAGGACCCATTTTTGCCAATATGATTTTGGCTGATGAGATTAACCGTACACCACCTAAAACGCAAGCAGCCTTACTAGAAGCCATGCAAGAAAAAACGGTTACTGCTGCGGGGCATCAATATAAGCTAGATAACCCATTTTTTGTATTAGCAACACAAAACCCAATAGAACAAGAGGGAACTTACCCTTTGCCAGAAGCACAATTAGACCGTTTTATGTTTAACATTTGGGTAGATTATCCAAAATATGCTGAAGAACTAGCCATTGTAAAAAGCACGACTACTGATAATCATGTGGTATTAAACCACATTATGAGTGCTGAAGAAATTGTGTTTTTTCAAAACTTAATACGTAAAATGCCAGTAACCGATAATGTTATTGAGTATGCTGTTAAGTTGGCAACAAGTACTCGTGCAGGAAGTGAGTTTGCTACCGAAAATGTAAACAACTATTTAAGTTGGGGAGCTGGACCAAGAGCCTCTCAATATTTAATTATTGGAGCAAAGTGCCATGCAGCTATTAATGGTAAATATGCACCAGATATTGAAGATGTGAAAGCTGTTGCTGAACCAATTTTAAGACATCGTATTGTACGAAATTACAAAGCTGAAGCAGATGGTTTTTCTATTGAAAAGATAATTGAGAGTTTATTGTAA
- the lipA gene encoding lipoyl synthase, whose product MENKEVKIPSSENKMKNKPSWLKVKLPTGEEYKKVRNIVSEHKLHTICESGNCPNMGECWGAGTATFMILGNICTRSCGFCAVKTGRPLAVDLEEPIRVANSVKLMNVKHCVITSVDRDDLKDGGSIIWTETVNKVREVSPGTTMETLIPDFKGDWDNLQRIIDVAPEIVSHNLETVRRLTKQVRIQAKYDRSLEVIKRLKDGGMRTKSGVMLGLGETEEEVIETMQDLTNAGCDILTLGQYLQPTPKHLAVQEFITPAQFAKYKGIGLKMGLRYVESGPLVRSSYHAEKHMF is encoded by the coding sequence TTGGAAAACAAAGAAGTAAAAATACCTTCTTCAGAAAATAAGATGAAGAATAAGCCAAGTTGGTTGAAAGTAAAATTACCAACAGGAGAAGAATATAAAAAAGTAAGAAATATAGTTTCTGAGCATAAGCTTCATACGATTTGTGAAAGTGGAAATTGTCCTAATATGGGTGAATGTTGGGGCGCAGGAACAGCTACTTTTATGATTCTAGGGAATATTTGTACTCGTTCTTGTGGTTTTTGTGCTGTTAAAACTGGACGTCCTTTGGCAGTAGATTTAGAAGAACCAATTAGAGTAGCTAATTCTGTAAAATTAATGAATGTTAAGCATTGTGTAATTACTTCTGTAGATAGAGATGATTTAAAGGATGGAGGTTCCATAATTTGGACTGAAACTGTAAATAAAGTAAGAGAGGTTTCTCCAGGGACAACTATGGAAACCCTAATACCTGATTTTAAAGGAGATTGGGATAATTTGCAACGTATTATTGATGTAGCTCCAGAAATTGTATCGCATAACTTAGAAACGGTTCGAAGGTTAACCAAACAAGTAAGAATTCAAGCTAAATACGATAGAAGCTTAGAAGTAATTAAAAGGTTAAAAGATGGAGGGATGAGAACTAAATCAGGAGTTATGCTTGGTTTAGGAGAAACGGAAGAAGAAGTAATTGAAACTATGCAGGATTTAACAAATGCAGGTTGTGATATTTTAACTTTAGGACAATATCTACAACCTACACCAAAACATCTTGCTGTTCAAGAGTTTATAACTCCAGCTCAATTTGCTAAATATAAAGGAATTGGATTGAAAATGGGCTTAAGATATGTGGAGAGTGGACCATTAGTTCGTTCTTCTTATCATGCGGAGAAACATATGTTCTAA
- a CDS encoding ABC transporter ATP-binding protein has protein sequence MARKDRPKFSKESTRKALRVFQFIKPFRVPFGIGMVVLLFSTVAMLAFPRILGNLMDAVKSSSDAEVKYFIQLLIGLFFVIGFSAFLRIYLFGIVAHKSLALLKTKTYQHLISSPMSFFSQKRVGELSSRISADVSLLQETFTITIAEIIRQIITIPVGLFFLVYISGRLTVFIIALIPVIALIGVFFGKFIKKLSVIAQDDITESNKVVDETLHGIASVKAYANEFFEILRYNKSIDQSVATSIKRAKWRGMFIGLIMFVAGSGLMAIIWYGLHMVAINELDPTKGITIGELLQFALYAAFIGVSFGGTADLFSQLQKAIGATESLMDILEEKTEDIALTKSNSIKIEGNLSFNNVNFSYPSRRDIEVIRDISFSVEHGKQIAFVGPSGAGKSTIAALIFGFYKPNEGDITIDGIDFNEYHLSEIRSQMALVPQEVMLFGGTIKENIEYGKPGATDEEIFAAAKQANALEFIESFPEKFETIVGDRGIQLSGGQKQRVAIARAILRDPSILVLDEATSALDSESERLVQEALERLMKGRTSIVIAHRLSTIKNADKILVLENGKIKETGTHDELIKKENGIYKNLSNIQLMAV, from the coding sequence ATGGCGAGAAAAGATAGACCAAAATTTTCAAAAGAATCAACTAGAAAAGCTTTACGCGTATTCCAATTTATAAAACCATTTAGAGTTCCTTTTGGAATTGGAATGGTTGTTTTATTGTTCTCCACAGTGGCTATGTTAGCTTTTCCTAGAATATTAGGAAACTTAATGGATGCTGTAAAAAGCTCTTCTGACGCAGAAGTTAAATACTTTATCCAATTATTAATTGGATTGTTTTTTGTTATTGGTTTTTCTGCTTTTTTAAGAATTTATTTATTTGGAATTGTAGCTCACAAATCGTTAGCATTACTTAAGACAAAAACTTACCAGCATTTAATTTCATCTCCAATGAGTTTCTTTTCTCAAAAAAGAGTTGGTGAATTAAGCAGTAGAATTAGTGCTGATGTTTCATTATTACAAGAAACATTTACGATTACCATTGCTGAAATAATTCGTCAAATAATAACAATACCAGTTGGTTTATTTTTCTTGGTTTACATTTCTGGAAGGTTAACCGTTTTTATTATTGCATTAATCCCCGTTATTGCTTTAATAGGTGTTTTCTTTGGTAAGTTCATAAAAAAACTATCTGTTATTGCACAAGACGATATTACAGAATCTAACAAAGTGGTAGATGAAACTTTACATGGAATTGCTAGTGTAAAAGCGTACGCCAATGAGTTTTTTGAAATTTTACGCTACAATAAAAGTATAGACCAATCTGTAGCAACTTCAATTAAAAGAGCGAAATGGAGAGGAATGTTTATTGGCTTAATTATGTTTGTTGCTGGTTCTGGCTTAATGGCAATAATATGGTATGGTTTACACATGGTTGCGATTAACGAACTTGACCCAACTAAAGGTATTACTATAGGAGAATTATTACAGTTTGCTTTGTATGCTGCATTTATTGGTGTTTCGTTTGGAGGTACTGCCGATTTATTTTCACAACTACAAAAAGCGATTGGAGCTACCGAAAGTTTAATGGATATTTTGGAAGAAAAAACAGAAGATATCGCTTTAACAAAATCGAATTCAATTAAAATAGAAGGTAATTTAAGTTTTAATAATGTTAACTTTTCTTATCCTTCTAGAAGAGATATAGAAGTAATAAGGGATATTTCTTTTTCAGTAGAACATGGAAAGCAAATTGCTTTTGTTGGGCCAAGTGGAGCAGGTAAATCTACCATTGCAGCTTTAATTTTTGGTTTTTACAAACCCAATGAAGGAGATATCACAATTGATGGTATAGATTTTAATGAGTACCATCTATCAGAAATAAGAAGTCAGATGGCATTAGTACCACAAGAAGTAATGCTTTTTGGAGGAACCATAAAAGAAAATATTGAATATGGTAAACCTGGAGCAACTGACGAAGAAATTTTTGCTGCTGCTAAACAAGCCAATGCGTTAGAGTTTATTGAAAGTTTCCCTGAGAAATTTGAAACTATAGTTGGTGACAGAGGAATACAACTGAGTGGCGGACAAAAACAACGTGTTGCTATTGCTAGAGCAATATTAAGAGACCCTTCTATTTTGGTGTTAGATGAAGCAACAAGTGCTTTAGATAGCGAAAGCGAACGATTAGTTCAAGAAGCCTTAGAACGCTTAATGAAAGGACGTACATCTATTGTAATTGCACACCGATTAAGTACCATTAAAAATGCTGATAAAATATTGGTATTGGAAAACGGAAAAATTAAAGAAACTGGAACCCACGACGAATTGATTAAAAAGGAAAACGGGATTTACAAAAACTTGAGTAACATCCAGTTGATGGCGGTTTAA
- the ung gene encoding uracil-DNA glycosylase, with protein sequence MKTNIEKSWKKVLQKEFNSDYFINIKSTLINEQKNFTIYPPSKDIFKAFNTTPFDDVKVVIIGQDPYHGIGQAHGLSFSVQDGIKFPPSLENIFKELKTDLNIPYPANGNLTSWAKQGVLLLNASLTVRESDPNSHQNIGWQKFTDSVIQQLSEKREGIIFLLWGGFAKKKGAKIDRKKHHILTTGHPSPLSANRGYWFGNKHFSKTNKLLISMGKNPIDWNVK encoded by the coding sequence ATAAAAACTAATATCGAAAAAAGCTGGAAAAAAGTCCTGCAAAAGGAATTTAATAGCGATTATTTTATCAATATAAAATCCACTTTAATAAACGAACAAAAAAACTTTACCATATACCCTCCTAGCAAGGACATTTTTAAGGCTTTTAACACTACACCTTTTGATGATGTAAAAGTTGTTATTATTGGTCAAGATCCATATCATGGTATTGGACAAGCTCATGGTTTATCTTTTTCAGTTCAAGATGGCATCAAATTTCCCCCATCCCTAGAAAATATTTTTAAAGAATTAAAAACTGACTTAAACATTCCTTATCCAGCAAATGGAAATTTAACTTCATGGGCAAAACAAGGTGTACTTTTATTAAATGCTAGCCTAACAGTTAGAGAGAGCGACCCTAATTCACATCAAAATATTGGTTGGCAAAAATTTACCGATTCGGTTATTCAACAATTGTCAGAAAAACGAGAAGGTATTATATTTTTATTGTGGGGCGGATTTGCAAAGAAAAAAGGTGCAAAAATTGACAGAAAAAAACACCACATTTTAACTACTGGACATCCATCACCTTTAAGCGCGAACCGAGGTTATTGGTTTGGAAACAAACATTTTAGTAAAACCAACAAATTGTTAATATCCATGGGGAAAAATCCAATAGATTGGAATGTAAAATAA
- a CDS encoding POTRA domain-containing protein: MYYTILAKLNFILFVLIFSTAQLFAQKIELKLVFSDSLIKPSKIISYNKIINQLELKTELTAIVNQLNSQAYLTATIDSVLIDSTTYKAYIHLGKQYKWTYLTTTNIDEEVLSKVGFRDKIFMNRPFNNRQLYSFYERIITHYENNGFPFASLKMDSLGIYNNTISANLNLSKNKFCLVDSVKIIGTATISDRYIQNYIRIKNGDYYNETLIKTISNRIKELPFVEEEQPFKMIFKENENELLLNLKKKKASRFNGVLGIQPDNNTGELRFTGDVKLNLVNSFKKGEEIDFNWRSLQKSTQDLKAKFSYPFLFNTPFGLDFNFKLFKKDTTFIDVFNKIGIRYILKGNNYMSVFFQNKSSSLLSTSGFETLTVLPNFADISTQLYGINFYYAKLDYRLNPRKGYEIDTEGAIGTKKIKKNNALDESLYNDIKLKSNLYNVNLNASIYLPIRNRSVIKIGTQNGLTYNDNLFENELLRIGGLFTLRGFDEESIYTSSYTIQTIEYRFILEQNSYLYLFADGAYYENRKINSNISDTPYGFGAGMSFETKAGIFSISYALGKQFDNPMLFKNAKVHFGFVNYF; encoded by the coding sequence TTGTACTATACAATTTTGGCTAAACTCAACTTCATATTATTTGTTCTAATTTTTAGTACTGCTCAACTTTTTGCACAAAAAATTGAGCTAAAATTGGTATTTAGTGATAGCCTAATAAAACCTTCAAAAATTATTAGCTACAATAAAATTATTAATCAGTTAGAATTAAAAACAGAACTAACAGCTATTGTAAATCAATTAAATAGTCAAGCTTATTTAACGGCAACTATAGATAGTGTTCTCATTGACTCTACTACCTATAAAGCATATATTCATTTAGGTAAACAGTACAAATGGACGTATTTAACCACAACCAATATTGATGAAGAAGTATTAAGTAAAGTTGGCTTTAGAGATAAAATCTTCATGAATCGACCTTTTAATAATAGACAACTCTATTCCTTTTATGAACGAATTATCACGCATTATGAAAATAATGGATTCCCATTTGCTTCATTAAAAATGGATAGCTTGGGCATTTATAACAATACCATTTCTGCTAATCTTAATCTTTCAAAAAATAAATTCTGTTTGGTTGATAGTGTTAAAATTATTGGCACAGCAACAATTTCTGATCGATACATCCAAAATTACATTCGAATAAAAAATGGAGATTATTACAATGAAACCTTAATAAAAACTATAAGCAATAGAATTAAAGAGCTTCCTTTTGTAGAGGAGGAACAACCATTTAAAATGATTTTCAAAGAAAATGAAAACGAGCTTCTTCTTAATCTTAAAAAGAAAAAAGCCAGTCGTTTTAATGGTGTTTTAGGTATTCAACCTGACAACAATACAGGCGAATTACGTTTTACCGGTGATGTAAAATTAAATCTTGTTAACTCATTTAAAAAAGGAGAAGAAATCGATTTTAACTGGAGATCTTTACAAAAAAGCACTCAAGATTTAAAAGCAAAATTTAGCTACCCCTTTCTGTTTAATACTCCTTTTGGATTAGATTTTAACTTTAAATTATTTAAAAAAGATACCACCTTTATAGATGTTTTTAATAAAATTGGAATTCGTTACATCCTAAAAGGGAATAACTATATGAGCGTGTTTTTTCAAAACAAATCATCGTCCCTATTATCTACTTCAGGTTTTGAAACGCTAACAGTTTTACCAAATTTTGCAGATATTTCTACTCAGCTTTATGGCATTAACTTTTATTATGCTAAACTAGATTATCGATTAAACCCTAGAAAAGGATACGAAATAGATACTGAAGGTGCGATAGGGACGAAAAAAATTAAAAAAAATAATGCCTTAGATGAAAGTTTGTATAATGACATAAAGCTCAAATCTAACCTTTATAATGTTAACTTAAACGCTAGTATATATCTTCCTATTAGAAACAGAAGTGTAATTAAAATTGGCACTCAAAATGGATTAACCTACAACGACAACCTTTTTGAAAATGAATTATTAAGAATAGGTGGTCTTTTTACATTAAGAGGATTTGATGAAGAATCAATTTATACATCATCTTATACTATTCAAACTATAGAATATCGTTTTATCTTAGAGCAAAACTCTTATCTTTATTTATTTGCAGATGGAGCATATTACGAAAATCGTAAAATCAATTCTAATATTTCAGATACTCCATATGGATTTGGAGCTGGTATGAGCTTTGAAACCAAAGCCGGAATTTTCTCTATTAGCTATGCTTTAGGTAAACAATTTGACAATCCAATGTTGTTTAAAAATGCAAAAGTTCACTTTGGTTTTGTGAACTACTTTTAA
- a CDS encoding YjjG family noncanonical pyrimidine nucleotidase: MERKYEHIFFDLDRTLWHFDENSRKVLGDIYHKFHLYKYIDLPDDFISVYEIINEELWTLYRNGKIAKENLRSERFHQTLLKFKNNNEPLADEIGTYYVDNSPLQTILLPFAIDVLEHLKGRYQMHIITNGFEEIQLIKLNNSKIEHYFDQVIFSEKVGVKKPHPLIFKQAIKGAGATFENSLMIGDDFYADICGAQRVKMDSIYFNYNKTVHNYKIDREINCLSELFEIL; the protein is encoded by the coding sequence ATGGAAAGGAAATACGAACATATATTTTTTGATTTAGATCGAACGCTTTGGCATTTTGATGAGAACTCTAGAAAAGTTTTAGGGGATATTTATCATAAATTCCACTTATATAAGTATATAGATTTACCTGATGATTTCATTTCGGTATATGAAATTATTAATGAAGAGCTTTGGACACTTTACCGAAATGGTAAAATTGCTAAAGAAAATTTACGATCAGAACGATTCCATCAAACCTTATTAAAGTTTAAAAATAATAATGAGCCTTTGGCAGATGAAATAGGTACCTATTATGTAGATAACTCTCCATTGCAAACAATTTTATTGCCTTTTGCAATTGATGTTTTAGAGCATTTAAAAGGAAGGTATCAAATGCATATAATTACTAATGGTTTTGAAGAGATTCAATTAATTAAATTGAATAATTCCAAGATTGAGCATTATTTTGATCAAGTTATTTTTTCAGAGAAAGTGGGAGTAAAGAAACCACACCCTTTAATTTTTAAGCAAGCAATAAAAGGTGCTGGAGCTACTTTTGAAAACTCATTAATGATTGGAGATGATTTTTATGCTGATATCTGTGGCGCTCAACGAGTAAAAATGGATAGTATTTATTTTAACTACAATAAAACAGTACATAATTACAAAATTGATAGAGAGATTAATTGCTTGAGCGAATTGTTTGAAATATTATAA
- a CDS encoding 2OG-Fe(II) oxygenase, with translation MKNIINPIYLDEEKVLQLKHDFENGKPCKHVVLPNFLDEEFATSLYENFPKMDILNVKRKSLNENKNEDYHFDRFHPDFLVIKKALAHPDFIKNIETITGLTGLVTSDDALGAGVHQGSNGSYVDVHIDSNYNPMEDLWRRLNFLIYLNKEWKPEYGGDLELWDQKMTKCEATIPCDWNRAVIFLTDETTPHGYGKITVPEGETRKSFYTYYSTKPEKGFKYVDSHFKARPDDAIGKKVATSIKEPLKLNIKRLLKKLGITSLDFQDKNKKKF, from the coding sequence ATGAAAAACATTATAAATCCTATCTATTTAGATGAAGAAAAAGTTCTTCAGCTAAAACACGATTTTGAAAATGGGAAACCATGTAAACATGTTGTTTTACCTAATTTTTTGGATGAAGAATTTGCGACTTCACTTTACGAGAATTTTCCTAAAATGGATATTTTAAATGTGAAGCGTAAAAGCTTAAACGAAAATAAAAACGAAGACTATCATTTTGATCGTTTTCATCCAGACTTTTTAGTAATAAAAAAAGCTTTAGCCCATCCTGATTTTATTAAAAATATAGAAACTATAACTGGTTTAACTGGTTTAGTTACATCTGATGACGCTTTAGGTGCTGGAGTTCATCAAGGCTCGAATGGAAGTTATGTTGATGTTCATATCGACTCTAACTACAACCCTATGGAAGACCTTTGGAGAAGGTTAAATTTTTTAATTTACCTAAATAAGGAATGGAAACCTGAATACGGCGGTGATTTAGAATTGTGGGATCAGAAAATGACAAAATGTGAAGCGACTATTCCTTGTGATTGGAATAGAGCTGTAATATTTTTAACTGACGAAACAACTCCTCATGGCTATGGAAAAATAACAGTTCCAGAAGGAGAGACACGAAAATCATTTTACACCTACTATTCTACTAAACCGGAAAAAGGTTTTAAGTATGTGGACTCTCATTTTAAAGCAAGACCAGATGATGCTATTGGTAAAAAAGTAGCAACATCTATAAAAGAACCTTTAAAATTAAATATCAAAAGATTATTAAAAAAACTAGGGATTACTTCTTTAGATTTTCAAGATAAAAACAAGAAAAAATTCTAA
- a CDS encoding OsmC family protein: protein MITSKITYLGSLRTEATHLKSGKTILTDAPTDNHGKGEAFSPTDLVATALASCMVSILGIVANTSNINLGNIEAEITKIMSANPRKISEIIIDISFTNQTYTDKEKKVLENAARTCPVALSLNPEIKQTISFNFK, encoded by the coding sequence ATGATTACATCAAAAATTACCTACTTAGGAAGTTTAAGAACTGAAGCTACCCATTTAAAAAGTGGAAAAACAATATTAACAGATGCTCCAACTGATAATCATGGTAAGGGTGAAGCATTTTCTCCTACCGACTTAGTCGCAACTGCTTTAGCAAGTTGTATGGTTAGCATTCTTGGTATAGTTGCCAATACGTCCAACATAAATTTAGGAAACATTGAAGCTGAAATAACCAAAATTATGAGCGCTAATCCTAGAAAGATTTCTGAAATTATTATTGATATTAGTTTTACAAATCAAACTTATACTGATAAGGAGAAAAAAGTCTTAGAAAATGCGGCCAGAACTTGTCCCGTTGCTTTGAGTTTAAACCCAGAAATAAAACAAACGATTTCGTTTAATTTTAAATAA
- the ytxJ gene encoding bacillithiol system redox-active protein YtxJ, producing MNWLKLESLAQLNEIISNSFLPENKGVAIFKHSTQCPVSFAAKSRLESTWNFDNELPVYYLDLIAFREISNQIASELNITHQSPQLLVVKDGKCIYNASHISISVKELEKVI from the coding sequence ATGAATTGGTTAAAACTTGAATCTTTAGCTCAGCTAAACGAAATCATTTCAAATTCTTTTCTTCCAGAAAATAAAGGCGTTGCTATATTCAAACATAGCACACAGTGTCCTGTAAGTTTTGCTGCTAAATCTAGATTAGAATCAACTTGGAATTTTGATAATGAACTACCTGTTTATTATTTAGATTTAATAGCGTTTAGAGAAATATCTAACCAAATAGCTTCAGAGTTAAATATTACTCACCAATCGCCTCAGCTTTTAGTTGTAAAAGATGGTAAATGCATTTATAATGCTTCACACATCAGTATCTCAGTAAAAGAACTTGAAAAAGTTATTTAA
- a CDS encoding phosphatidylserine decarboxylase family protein codes for MKFHKEGYPSLLITLLFAAVLNGLVYFFLNDYIIIKVLAYAISAFLLIVILQFFRSPSRNFVQRDGHIISPADGKVVVIEEVEETEYFKEKRLQVSVFMSPINVHINRYPIAGKLKYFKYHPGLFLVAWHPKSSTDNERTTAVVEDEKGRTVLFRQVAGALARRIVFFDKEGKDCVQTEECGFIKFGSRVDLYLPLDAKLKVKLNETVKGGITTLAEF; via the coding sequence ATGAAATTTCACAAAGAAGGATACCCTTCATTATTGATTACCTTATTATTTGCTGCTGTTTTAAATGGCTTAGTTTATTTCTTTTTGAATGACTATATAATAATTAAAGTTTTGGCTTATGCTATTTCTGCATTTTTGCTAATTGTAATTTTACAATTTTTCAGAAGTCCAAGCAGAAATTTTGTTCAACGAGATGGACATATTATTTCGCCAGCAGATGGTAAAGTTGTAGTAATTGAAGAAGTTGAAGAAACAGAATATTTTAAAGAAAAACGTTTACAAGTTTCGGTTTTTATGTCTCCTATTAATGTGCACATTAATAGATATCCAATTGCTGGTAAACTAAAATATTTCAAATATCACCCTGGTTTATTTTTAGTTGCTTGGCACCCAAAATCATCGACTGATAATGAAAGAACTACAGCTGTTGTTGAAGATGAGAAAGGTAGAACTGTTCTGTTTAGACAAGTTGCTGGTGCTTTAGCAAGAAGAATTGTATTCTTTGACAAAGAAGGTAAAGATTGTGTTCAAACAGAAGAATGTGGGTTTATTAAATTTGGATCTCGAGTTGATTTATACTTACCACTAGATGCTAAATTAAAGGTAAAATTAAACGAAACTGTAAAAGGAGGGATTACAACTCTTGCTGAATTTTAA